The following is a genomic window from Micromonospora cathayae.
GGCTCGCAGGCCCGGCTCACTCCTCGCGCTCACAGGCTCACCTTCGTTCGCGGCTGTGGGGCTCGCAGGACCGGCTCACTCCTCGCGCTCACGGGGCAGCACCCGCCAGGGTCGCCGGGACGCCGTGCCGGTCCAGGTCGGTCAACCAGCCGGTCACCGCCGCCCGCACCTCCTCGTCGGCGCTCAGCTCGGCCGGGAACACCTCGGTCAGCCCGAACAACGCGTCCACCAGCCCGGCCGGGGTGTCCGGATGCGCCGCCAGGGCCGCCCGGATCCGGTCGGCGAGCGGGTCGTCCAACGGCAGCACCGTACCGTCGTCGGCCCGGCCCCGGACGAACCGCATCCAGGCGGCCACCACCAGCGCAGCCCAACGTGCCTCCCGACCGGCCGCCCGCAGGTCGGCGATGGTGTGCAGGACCCGCTGCGGCAGCTTCTGCGAACCGTCCATCGCCACCTGGAGGGTGCGGTGCCGGATCGCCGGGTTACCGAACCGGGCCAACGCCTGCTCGCCGTAGTCGACCACCGACACCCCGTCCGGCGGGGTGAAACTGGCCGCCACGTCCTCGGCGATCAGCCGGCGCAGCACCGTCGCCAGGTGCGGCACGGCCAGCGCGTCGGCGATGGTCTCCCGACCGGCCAGCGCGCCCAGGTACGCCGCCGTCGAGTGCACCCCGTTGAGGGCGCGCAGCTTCAGCCGCTCCCAGGCCCCCGCGTCGTCGGTGAGCACCGCCCCGGCCGACGCCCAGTCCGGCCGGCCGCCCGGGAAGTCGTCCTCGATCACCCACTGCATGTACGGCTCGGCCGCCACCGCCGCCCGGTCCACCACGCCGAGCGCCTCCCGCGCCACGGCGAAGGTCTCCTCGGTGCTGGCCGGGACGATCCGGTCCACCATGGTGCCCGGGAACGTGACGCAGGCGGACACCCAGCCGAGCACCCGGTCCGGCACCCGCGCGTACGCCAGCGACTGCTCCACCAGCCCGCGCAGCCGGCGGCCGTTGGCGGGCAGGTTGTCGCAGCTCACCAGGGCCAACGGCCCAGCGTCCGCGGCGGCGCGGGCGAGCAGGCCGCGTACCAGCAGTCCCGGCACGGTGACCGGCGGCCGGTCGGTGGTCAGGTCGGCCACCACCTCCGGGTCCGGCCGCAGCTTCCCGCTGACCGGGTCGAGCTGGTACGCCTTCTCGGTGACGGTCAGCGTGACCACCCGGATCGCCGGGTCGGCGAGCAGGGCCACCACGGCGGCCGGGTCGCTGGCCGCGTGCCGGACCCCGGCGAGCGCCCCCACCACGCGGGTGTGGCTGCCCTCGGCCGAACTGGTGGTCACGCTGAACAGCCCGTCCTGGGCGGCGAGCGTGGTGACCAGCCCGGTGCTGCGTGGCGCGACCCCGACGATGCCCCAGTCGCCACCGGACCGGGCCAGCGCCGCCTCGGTGTAGACCGCCTGGTGCGCCCGGTGGAACGCGCCCAGCCCCAGGTGCACGATGCCGGCCGGCACCGTCCCGGGGCGTACCAGCGGCCGACTGGCCTCGGGCAGCCGGCGCAGCACGCTCACCCCGAGCGTGGCCGCCCCCACGGTCAGCGCCATACCGGGCCGTCCGGGAACCGGAACTCGGCGACCGACTCCGGCTTCATCGTCGCGCTGTAGCCGGGCTCGGTGGGCAGCAGGTACCGCCCGCCCCGGGTCCGTACCGGGTCGACGAAGTGCTCGTGCAGGTGGTCGACGTACTCCACCATCCGTCCCTCCAGGCTGGTGCCGACCCGCAGGAAGTCGAAGACCGCCAGGTGCTGCACGTACTCGCAGAGGCCCACCCCGCCGGAGTGCGGGCAGATCGGCACCCCGAACTTCGCCGCCATCAGGATCTCGGCCAGCACCTCGTTCACCCCGCCGACCCGGCACGAGTCGATCTGCATCACCCCGATCGCCTCGGCCTGGAGCAGCTGCTTGAAGATCACCCGGTTGGCGGCCACCTCGCCGGTGGCGACCCGGCACCGGCCGCCGGTCAGCTCGGTGACCGCGCGGGCGATCCGGGCGTGCCCGAGGATGTCGTCGGCGTGCGTCGGCTCCTCGATCCAGTACGGGTCCACCTCGGCCAGCGCCGCCATGTTGGTGATCGCCTCGTCGACGTCCCACACCTGGTTGGCGTCCATCATCAGCAGCGCGTCCGGACCGATCTCGGACCGGATGATCCGGGCCCGCCGCAGGTCGTCGGCGGGCGGACCGCCGACCTTCATCTTCATCGCCCGCCAGCCGGCCGCGTACGCCTCGCGGGTCAGCGCCCGCACCTTGTCGTCCGGGTAGCCCAGCCAGCCGACCGAGGTGGTGTACGACGGGAAGCCGTCCCGCTCCAGCAGAGCGATCCGGTCGGCCATCCCGTCGCGGCCCTTGTCCAGGATGGTGGCCGCCTCGTCCGGGGTGAGCGCGTCGGTGATGTGGTGGAAGTCGACGCTGGCGACCAGTTCCTCGGTCGACAGTTCGGCCAGGAACCGCCACATCGGCTTGCCGGCCAGCTTGGCCCGCAGGTCCCACACCGCGTTGACCAGCGCGCCGGTCGCCATGTGGATGACGCCCTTCTCCGGCCCCAGCCAGCGCAGCTGCACGTCGGCGCTGAGCGACCGCCAGAACGTCACCTGGTCGGCGGCGATCTCCTCGACCGTCTTCCCCTCGACGTGGTGGGCGAGGGCCCGGACGGCGGCGCAGGTGATCTCGTTGCCCCGGCCGTTGGTGAAGGTGAAGCCGGCCCCGGTGACGCCCGCGTCGGTGCGCAGCTCCACGTAGGTGGCCGAGTAGTCGCCCTTGTTGATCGCGTCCGAGCCGTCGCCGGTCCGGGCGGTGGGGAACCGGACGTCGTGCACCTCGACGCCGGTGATGGTGACCGTCATGCCTTGACCCCGATCTTGAAAACCTTCTTCGGCAGCCGGTACGCCAGGTCGACGATGGTCTCGGCCGCCTCGTCCTCGGCCAGCCGGTGTTCGGCGACCAGCCGGGCCAGGAAGGCCGCGTCGACCCGACGGGCCACGTCGTGGCGTACCGGGATGGAACAGAACGCGCGGGTGTCGTCGACGAACCCGGCGGTGTTGTAGAAGCCGGCCGACTCGGTGACCGACTCACGGAACCGGCGCAGCACCTCGGGGGAGTCCAGGAACCACCAGGGCGCGCCCAGGTAGAGGGCGGCGTACCCGCCGGCGAGCGGGGCCAGCTCCCGGCTGAACGTGTACTCGTCGAGGGTGTAGACCACCAGGGTCAGCCGGGGGTCGTTGCCGTACGCGTCCAGCAGCGGGGTCAGCGCGTGCAGGTACTCGGTGGCCTGCGGGATGTCGCCGCCGACGTCCCGACCGTGGGTGGCGTACAGCCACCGGTTGTGGTTGCGTACCGCGCCCGGGTGCAGCTGCATGACCAGCCCGTCGTCCAGCGACATCCGGGCGAACTCCACCAGCATGTGCGCCCGGAACGCCTCCGCGTCGGCCGCGTCGGCCTGCCCGCGCCGGCCCTTGTCGTACAGCGCCGCCGCCTCCGCCGCGCTCAGGTCCAACGTCAGGGCGGTCAGGTGACCGTGGTCGGAGGAGGTCGCGCCGGCCGCGATGAACGCCTCCCGGCGTCGCCGTAGCGCGCGCAGGAACCCGTCGTACGTGCCGGTGTCCTCGCCGGAGACCTCGGCGAGCTGGTCGACGTTGGCCGACCAGTTCTCGAACTCCATGTCCACCACGTTGTCCGGCCGGAAGGTGGTGATCACCCGGCCGCCGGGGCCGCCCCAGCCGTCGGCGGCCAGCTTGGCGTGCCGGCCCAGGTCGTCCAGGGGCGACTCGGTGGTGGCGAGCACCTCGATGCCGAACCGCTCGAACAGCGCCCGGGGCCGGAACTCCGGCTCGGCCAGCCGGGCGGCGATGGCGTCGTACACCTCGTCGGCGGTGGCCGGCGACAGCGCCGTCGACACCCCGAAGACCTCCCGGAAGGTCTGTTCCAGCCACAACCGGGACGGGGTGCCCCGGAACAGGTGCCAGTGGTCGGCGAACCGTCGCCAGATGGTCCGGCCGTCGGTCTCCACCGGGCTCCCGTCGACCGCCGGCACCCCCAGCTCCGCCGGGCGTACCCCCTGGCTGAGCAGCATCCGGGTGACGTAGTGGTCCGGCACGATCAGCAGCTGCGCCGGGTCGGGGAAGGGCCGGTCCTCGGCCAGCAGCGCCGGGTCGACGTGCCCGTGCGGCGAGATGATCGGCTGCTGCGCCGCGAGGGCGTACAGCTCCCGGGCCAGGGCACGTTGCCCCGGCTCGGCGGGGAAGAGCAGGTCGGTGCGGTTCGCGGTGGGCACGGGTGGGGCTCCTCGGCGGATGGGCGGGTCAGGGCAGGGTCAGCAGGTCGGCGACCCGGACCGGCTGCCCGGTGTCGAAGGACCGGTTGGCGGCCAGCCCGGTGAGCAGGGCCAGCGCGCCGTCGCGGGCGGTCGCGGCCCGGCCCATCGGGTCGGGTTCGCCACCGAACAGCACCTTGGTCATCCGGGCGTCCGCGCCGCCGTGCCCGTGGCGGGTGTACCCCTCGACCGGCACCTGCTGCGGCGGGGTCCAGAACGGTCGCAGCGTGATGGTGGCCGCGCCGGCCTCGGCGGCGGCCTCGGTGCCGTGCAGGGCGGCGCCCTTGAGCGCCCCGGCGGCCTGCGGGCTGACGAAGTCGCTCTCGACGACCTCCAGCTCCAGCCGGCCCCGGCTGCCGTTGACCATCACCCGGTAGCCCTCCCACGGGGCGTACGCGGTCAGGTGGTAGGTCATGGTCGCGCCGGTGTCGTAGCGGGCCAGCACCGCCATGTCGTCCTCGATGGTGACGCCGGGGGCGAAGACGTTCTGGTCGCGGTGGTAGCCGTCGGCGACCTCGGCGTCCAGGTACAGCTCCTTCAGGCGGGGGTGTTCGGCCAGCCGCAGGGCGAACGGGTCGTCGGCCGCGGCGGGGGCGGCGTGCGCCCGGTCGTAGTCGCGGGCGTAGCCGTGCCGCCGGCCGTGCTCGCCGTAGAAGAACAGCCGCCCGGCCGCGTACACCTCGACCGGGGTGGCGTCCAGCCACCAGTTGACCAGGTCGAAGTGGTGGCTGGCCTTGTGCACCATCAGCCCGCCGGAGTTGGCCCGGTCCCGGTGCCAGCGGCGGAAGTAGTCCGCGCCGTGCCGGACGTCGAGCAGCCACTCGAAGTGCACCGACCCGATCTCGCCGACCGCGCCGTCGGCGAGCAGCTGCCGGACCTTCTCGTGCAACGGGTTGTAGCGGTAGTTGAACGCCACCCTTACCTGCCGGCCGGTGGCCGCCACCGCGTCGAGGATCCGCTGGCAGCGGGGCGCGTCGACGGTCATCGGCTTCTCGGTGACCACGTCGCAGCCGGCGTGCAGGGCGGCGACGATGTACTCGTCGTGGGTGACGTCGGTGCTGGTCACCAGCACCACGTCCACCCGCTCCTTGGCCAGCATGGCGGCGAACTCGTCGGCGGGGTACGTCGGCACCGGCGGGTGGCCCAGCTCGGTCAGCCAGCGGTTGTGCGCGTCCATCCGCACCTGGTTGACGTCGGCGAAGGCGACCAGCTCGGCGGTGTCGGCGTGGTCGAGCACCAGCGCCCGCACGAACATCTCGGCGCGGGCCCCGGTTCCCACCAGGGCGTGCCGGACCCGCGTTCCGGTTCCGGATGACATCGTGATCGCCTCCCGGCGGCTGCAAAGGTTTGCAGCGAAGGAACCACGTCGGTTACGTCCACGTCAACGGTCGATGCCAAAGCGGCGGAGAACATCCCGTTTTGGTGGGGTATCAGTGGGCGGAACGGTGCCCGCCGAAACGGAATCGACATCAAAGAACCCGTTGACAGCAACACAACCGTTTGCATTAATTGGCGACACCCACGTGACCACAGCCACACCCGCAACCGAGGGGTCGCCGTGCCAGCCACCATCCGAGACGTCGCGCGGGCCTCCGGCGTGCACATCTCCACGGTCTCCCGCACGTTCTCGGCCCCGCACCTGGTCAACCCCGAGACCCGGGTCCGGGTCCTCGCCTGCGCCGAGGAACTCGGCTACCGCCCGAACCGGGCCGCCCGGGCGCTGATCACCGGCCGGACCCACAACATCGGCCTGATCATCGCCGACATCGCCAACCCCTTCTTCCCGCCCCTGATCAAGGCGGCGGAGAGCCAGGCCCGCCACCGCGACTACCACGTCTTCGTCGCCGACACCAACGAGGACCCGGTCGCCGAGGAGGAACTGGTCCACGCCATGGCCAAGCAGGTCGACGGGGTGCTGCTGTGCAGCCCCCGGATGAGCAACAGCCTGATCGAGCAGCTCAGCCGGGAAGTCCCGCTGGTGGTGATAAACCGCCAGGTGACCGGGCTGCCGTGCGTGATGATGGACGTCGCCCAGGGCGCCCGGCTGGCCATCGAACACCTGCTCGACCTCGGGCACCGGAAACTGGCCCTGCTCAGCGGTCCCCGGGGCTCGTGGACCAGCCGGGAACTACGCCGGTCCGCCGTCGCGGCGGCCCGCAGCGGCGGTGCCGAACTGACCGTGCTCGGCCCCAACCCACCCACCGAGACCGGCGGCGCCGGCCTGGCCGACCAGGTCCGTCGCGCCGAGGTCACTGCGGTGCTCGCCTACAACGACCTGATGGCGATCGGGCTCATCGAAGGGCTCGACGCGCTCGGGATCCGGGTGCCGCAGGACGTGAGCGTCGTCGGGATCGACGACATCGCGCTCAGCCGGCTCACCCGACCCAAGTTGACGACGGTGGCCACGCCTACCGCGGCCGCCGGCCGGACGGCCGTCGACATGCTGCTGCAACACGACACCGGGGTCCGTGCCCGGGGCGTCCGCAACGGCACGTCCGACGACCGTCGCACCACCGCACAGGTAATGCTCCAGACCGAACTGGTCATCCGCGACTCGACCGCACCCGCACCCCTGGACGGTCGGAACCGTCCCGGTGCCGCCTGCACCGACCCGGACCCGGACCCGCACTGCACTGCGGGCCCGGGTCACCCGGCGACGGCGACCACCGGTGACGTCGTCGCCTCCTAACGCCAAGGAGTGAGCGCACATGCACCCCGCAACCACCACCACTGCCGGCCCGCCCTCCGGGCCTTCCCACCGTACCCCCCGCCGGAGGCTGCTCCGTGGGCTGCTCGCCACGGTCGTCGCCCTGCCGCTGGTGCTCGGCGCCGCGGCCTGCGGTGACGACGAGGCGGCCAGCTCCGACCCGGACGCCCCGGTCAAGCTCTCCATCTTCTGGTGGGGTGGCGAGGCCCGGGCGAAGCTGACGGAGGAGGCGCTGGCCCTCTACACCGCGAAGCACCCGAACGTCACGTTCGAGAAGACCTGGCAGGCCAACCAGGGCTACTTCGACAAGCTGGCGACGCTGACCGCCGGTGGCAACCCGCCGGACATCTTCCAGATCGACGACAACTACCTGTCCGAGTACGCCTCCCGCAACACCACGCTCGACCTGAACAGCTACAAGGACGACGGCAAGCTCGACGTGTCGAAGTTCCCGGAGAGCCTCTGGCAGTACGGCGTGGTGGACGGCAAGCTCGCCGGCATGGCCGCCGGGGAGAACACCCAGGGCCTGGTCTACAACAAGACCCTGCTGCAGAAGAACGGCCTCCCCGAGCCGACCACCGGCCAGAGCTGGGAGGAGCACATCGCCTGGGCCGAGCAGGTCGCGAAGAAGACCAAGCTGGGCACCCAGGACCCGAGCGCCGACTACAAGGCGTTCTGGGTGTGGCTGCGCCAGCAGGGCAAGGACCTGTACAACGGCAACGACCTCGGCTTCACCGAGGAGGACGTGACCAGGTGGTTCGAGCTGTGGAAGGGCGCCCGGGACCGCAAGGCCACCCCCACCCCGGACGTCATCCACGAGGGCAACGCCACCGACATCACCAAGCAGCTCGTGGTCACCGGCAAGGCGGCCACCTCCTGGGTGTGGGTCAACCAGATGCCCGAGCTGAAGAAGAACACCAAGGACGAACTGGGCGTCATCGCCTACCCGGGTGACCCGAGCGCGCAGTGGGCGCGGGCCTCGATGTACTGGTCGGTGTTCCGGGGCAGCAAGCACAAGGACGTCGCGGTCGACGTGCTCAACTTCCTCGCCAACGACCCGGAGGCGGTCAAGATCCTCGGCACCGACCGGGGCCTGCCCAGCAACCTCGACCTGCGCAAGCAGGTCAGCGACGCGGTCGCCGACCCGGCCATGAAGCAGTCCATCCAGGTGGAGTCGGACCTCGCGGCGAAGTTCGGCCAGGCCCCGCAGGTGCCGATCAAGGGCCACAGCAAGGTCCGCTCCGAGCTGATCAAGGCCGCCGAGGAGGCTCAGTACGGGCGGTCCACCCCGGCCGAGGCCGCGAAGCAGTTCGTGGCCGCCAGCAAGTCCGCCATCGCCTGACCTGACGACGCTCGGAGAGGAGTCGGTCCTGTGGCCCTGACCACCGCGCCCGACCCGACCCGCCGCGGCACCGGATCCGTCCGGCCCCACGCCAAGCGTGGGGCCGGCGGGTTCCGGAACAGCGAAGGTCTGGCGGGTTACGTCTTCCTGTCGCCCTGGCTCATCGGCCTGATGGCCGTCACGGCGATCCCCATGCTGCTCTCGCTCTACCTGAGCTTCACCAACTACGACATCCTGACCCCCTGGTCGGAGGTCGAGTGGGTGGGCTTCGCGAACTACGAGAAGATGTTCACCAACGACCCGTCCTACTGGCACGCGGTCCAGGTGACGCTCAAGTTCGCCCTGATCGCGGTGCCGCTGAAGCTGGCCGCCGCGCTCGGGGTGGCCCTGCTGCTCAACCGCGCGTTCCGCGGCGTCGGGCTGTTCCGGGGCCTGTTCTACCTGCCGTCGCTGCTCGGCGGCAGCGTCGCGCTCGCCATCGTCTGGGTCAACATGTTCAACCGGGACGGGGCGTTCAACTCGCTGCTCGGCCTGTTCGGCATCGAGGGCAAACCCTGGGTCAACGACCCGGACTGGGCGCTGGAGACCCTGATGGTGCTGGCCATCTGGCAGTTCGGCGCGCCCATGGTGATCTTCCTGGCCGGGCTGAAGCAGGTGCCGACCGAGCTGTACGAGGCCGCCTCGGTCGACGGGGCCAACAGGTGGCGGCAGTTCCGCGCCGTCACCCTGCCGATGCTCTCCCCGGTCATCTTCTTCAACCTGGTGCTGGAGACCATCAACGGCTTCCAGGGCTTCACCGCCGCGTTCGTGCTCAGCAACGGCACCGGCGGCCCGGTGGACTCCACCCTGATGTACACGCTCAACCTGTACATCGCCGGGTTCACCGACCTGAACATGGGCTACGCCTCGGCGATGGCCTGGGTGTTCCTCATCGCCATCGCGGTCATCACGGTGGTCTTCTTCAGCACCGGACGCTTCTGGGTGCACTACTCCGACGGGGAGGACCGGTGACCGCGCTCGCAACTCCGGCGGTGGCCCGCCGCCCGCGCCGCGACGGAGGCCGCCGCGCCGTACGCGTGCTCGTGCTGGTCGCGATCCTGGCGATCGTGCTGTACCCGCTGTTCTGGATGCTCGGCACCTCGGTGAAGTCGCAGCAGGAGATCGTCAACAACATCGGCCTGCTGCCGGAGGTCTTCACCCCCGGCAACTACGCCGACGGGTGGACCAACTTCGACGTCAGCTTCGGCCGGTTCTTCTTCAACAGCGCGATGGTCAGCCTGCTGTCCGTGGTCGGCAACGCGGTCTCCTGCCTGCTGGCCGCGTACGCCTTCGCCCGGCTGCGGTTCAAGCTGCGGGGCGTCTGGTTCGCCGTGATGATCGGGACGCTGCTGCTGCCCGGACACGTGCTGATCGTGCCGCAGTACATCCTCTTCCGGAGCATGGGCATGGTCGGCGGCGACTGGCCGTACCTGCCGCTGCTGGTGCCGCAGTTCCTGGCCACCGAGGCGTTCTTCGTCTTCCTGATGGTGCAGTTCATGCGGGGCATCCCGAAGGAACTCGACGAGGCTGCCAAGATCGACGGGGCCAACTCGTTCGGCATCTTCCGGCACGTCATCCTGCCGCTGAGCCGGCCGGCGCTGGTCACCACCGCGATCTTCTCGTTCATCTGGACCTGGAACGACTTCTTCCGGCAACTGGTGTTCCTGTCCGAACTGACGGACTACACCGTCCCGGTGGCGCTGACCCTGTTCATCGACTCCACCAGCCAGAGCGCGGTCGGACCGATGTTCGCCATGTCGGTGCTGTCCCTGCTGCCGGTGTTCCTGTTCTTCGTCGCGTTCCAGCGGATGCTCGTCGAGGGCATCAACACCAGCGGTCTGAAGGGGTGAGCCGGTGAGCGTCGACGCCCCCGCCCGGCGGGACTGGCGGGACACCGCCCGCGACGCCAGTGACCTGGCGGTGCTCGGCTTCGCGCTGCTGCTGGGCGCGCTGCCGGTGCTCACCGCCGGGGCGTCCGTCGCCACCGCCAGCGCGGCGGTGCACGACTGGCTGACCACGGGCACCTGGCCGTCGGCGCGGGACAACCTCCGCCGGTACCGTCGGGCGCTGCTGCCCGGCGTGCCGGTGTCCCTGCTCGGGCTGGTGGTGGCCGCGCTGGTGGTGCTGGACCTGACCGCGCTGGCCCGGGGCCACGTGCCGGGTGGGGCGCCGATGCTGGTGGTCACCGTGCTGGCGGTGGCCGCCGCCCTCGGCTACGCGGCGCTGACCGTGGTCGGGATCGGACGTACCGGCGGCCGGGGCTGGCGGTCGGCGGCCCGGTCCGCCGGCCGGGCCGGCCTGGACCGGCCGCTGCTGTGGGCCGGCACCGGCGCGGTGGCCGGCATCGCCACCCTGCTCGCGGTCATGGTCCACCCGGTGGCGGTGCCGATCCTCGCCGGGTACGCGCTGGCCGCCCTGCACGCCGTGAGCCGTCGCCTGCCGGCGACCCGATGGGAGCACCCGTGACCGACGACGATCCACGCCTGCTGGTGGCCGACCGGGAGGTCGCCCGGTACGTGCTCGACCCGGACCTGGACGCGAAGCACGGGCCGCGCCCCTACCTGCACCCGGTGCGGACCCTCGCCGGCACGCCGGTCACCGACACGTTGCCGGAGGACCACGTCTGGCATCTCGGGGCTTCCCTGGCCGTGCAGGACGTCGACGGCACCAACCTGTGGGGCGGGCGGACCTACGTCCGGGACACCGGCTACACCTGGCGCGACGACCACGGCCGGATCAGCCACGACGGGTGGTTCCACCGGGAAGCCGACCGGCTGGAGCACCGGCTGCGCTGGTGCGACCGGGACGGCGGGCTGCTGCTCACCGAGCGCCGCCGGCTGGCCGCCCGACCGGTCGACGACCGGGCCTGGACGCTGGAGGTCGACTACACCCTGACCGCCCCGGACCGACGGGACGTGACGCTCGGCAGCCCGGCCACCAACGGTCGCCCCGGCGGGGCCGGGTACGGCGGCTTCTTCTGGCGGGCGGCGGCCGGGCCCACCCCGCCCCGGGTGCTCACCGCCAAGACGGACGGGGAGGAACAGGTCAACGGCAGCGCCGAACCGTGGGTGGCGATGCTCGGCACGAACCCCGACGGGGTGGCGTGGAC
Proteins encoded in this region:
- a CDS encoding mannitol dehydrogenase family protein translates to MALTVGAATLGVSVLRRLPEASRPLVRPGTVPAGIVHLGLGAFHRAHQAVYTEAALARSGGDWGIVGVAPRSTGLVTTLAAQDGLFSVTTSSAEGSHTRVVGALAGVRHAASDPAAVVALLADPAIRVVTLTVTEKAYQLDPVSGKLRPDPEVVADLTTDRPPVTVPGLLVRGLLARAAADAGPLALVSCDNLPANGRRLRGLVEQSLAYARVPDRVLGWVSACVTFPGTMVDRIVPASTEETFAVAREALGVVDRAAVAAEPYMQWVIEDDFPGGRPDWASAGAVLTDDAGAWERLKLRALNGVHSTAAYLGALAGRETIADALAVPHLATVLRRLIAEDVAASFTPPDGVSVVDYGEQALARFGNPAIRHRTLQVAMDGSQKLPQRVLHTIADLRAAGREARWAALVVAAWMRFVRGRADDGTVLPLDDPLADRIRAALAAHPDTPAGLVDALFGLTEVFPAELSADEEVRAAVTGWLTDLDRHGVPATLAGAAP
- a CDS encoding enolase C-terminal domain-like protein, translating into MTVTITGVEVHDVRFPTARTGDGSDAINKGDYSATYVELRTDAGVTGAGFTFTNGRGNEITCAAVRALAHHVEGKTVEEIAADQVTFWRSLSADVQLRWLGPEKGVIHMATGALVNAVWDLRAKLAGKPMWRFLAELSTEELVASVDFHHITDALTPDEAATILDKGRDGMADRIALLERDGFPSYTTSVGWLGYPDDKVRALTREAYAAGWRAMKMKVGGPPADDLRRARIIRSEIGPDALLMMDANQVWDVDEAITNMAALAEVDPYWIEEPTHADDILGHARIARAVTELTGGRCRVATGEVAANRVIFKQLLQAEAIGVMQIDSCRVGGVNEVLAEILMAAKFGVPICPHSGGVGLCEYVQHLAVFDFLRVGTSLEGRMVEYVDHLHEHFVDPVRTRGGRYLLPTEPGYSATMKPESVAEFRFPDGPVWR
- the uxaC gene encoding glucuronate isomerase: MPTANRTDLLFPAEPGQRALARELYALAAQQPIISPHGHVDPALLAEDRPFPDPAQLLIVPDHYVTRMLLSQGVRPAELGVPAVDGSPVETDGRTIWRRFADHWHLFRGTPSRLWLEQTFREVFGVSTALSPATADEVYDAIAARLAEPEFRPRALFERFGIEVLATTESPLDDLGRHAKLAADGWGGPGGRVITTFRPDNVVDMEFENWSANVDQLAEVSGEDTGTYDGFLRALRRRREAFIAAGATSSDHGHLTALTLDLSAAEAAALYDKGRRGQADAADAEAFRAHMLVEFARMSLDDGLVMQLHPGAVRNHNRWLYATHGRDVGGDIPQATEYLHALTPLLDAYGNDPRLTLVVYTLDEYTFSRELAPLAGGYAALYLGAPWWFLDSPEVLRRFRESVTESAGFYNTAGFVDDTRAFCSIPVRHDVARRVDAAFLARLVAEHRLAEDEAAETIVDLAYRLPKKVFKIGVKA
- a CDS encoding Gfo/Idh/MocA family protein, with the translated sequence MSSGTGTRVRHALVGTGARAEMFVRALVLDHADTAELVAFADVNQVRMDAHNRWLTELGHPPVPTYPADEFAAMLAKERVDVVLVTSTDVTHDEYIVAALHAGCDVVTEKPMTVDAPRCQRILDAVAATGRQVRVAFNYRYNPLHEKVRQLLADGAVGEIGSVHFEWLLDVRHGADYFRRWHRDRANSGGLMVHKASHHFDLVNWWLDATPVEVYAAGRLFFYGEHGRRHGYARDYDRAHAAPAAADDPFALRLAEHPRLKELYLDAEVADGYHRDQNVFAPGVTIEDDMAVLARYDTGATMTYHLTAYAPWEGYRVMVNGSRGRLELEVVESDFVSPQAAGALKGAALHGTEAAAEAGAATITLRPFWTPPQQVPVEGYTRHGHGGADARMTKVLFGGEPDPMGRAATARDGALALLTGLAANRSFDTGQPVRVADLLTLP
- a CDS encoding LacI family DNA-binding transcriptional regulator, which translates into the protein MPATIRDVARASGVHISTVSRTFSAPHLVNPETRVRVLACAEELGYRPNRAARALITGRTHNIGLIIADIANPFFPPLIKAAESQARHRDYHVFVADTNEDPVAEEELVHAMAKQVDGVLLCSPRMSNSLIEQLSREVPLVVINRQVTGLPCVMMDVAQGARLAIEHLLDLGHRKLALLSGPRGSWTSRELRRSAVAAARSGGAELTVLGPNPPTETGGAGLADQVRRAEVTAVLAYNDLMAIGLIEGLDALGIRVPQDVSVVGIDDIALSRLTRPKLTTVATPTAAAGRTAVDMLLQHDTGVRARGVRNGTSDDRRTTAQVMLQTELVIRDSTAPAPLDGRNRPGAACTDPDPDPHCTAGPGHPATATTGDVVAS
- a CDS encoding ABC transporter substrate-binding protein yields the protein MHPATTTTAGPPSGPSHRTPRRRLLRGLLATVVALPLVLGAAACGDDEAASSDPDAPVKLSIFWWGGEARAKLTEEALALYTAKHPNVTFEKTWQANQGYFDKLATLTAGGNPPDIFQIDDNYLSEYASRNTTLDLNSYKDDGKLDVSKFPESLWQYGVVDGKLAGMAAGENTQGLVYNKTLLQKNGLPEPTTGQSWEEHIAWAEQVAKKTKLGTQDPSADYKAFWVWLRQQGKDLYNGNDLGFTEEDVTRWFELWKGARDRKATPTPDVIHEGNATDITKQLVVTGKAATSWVWVNQMPELKKNTKDELGVIAYPGDPSAQWARASMYWSVFRGSKHKDVAVDVLNFLANDPEAVKILGTDRGLPSNLDLRKQVSDAVADPAMKQSIQVESDLAAKFGQAPQVPIKGHSKVRSELIKAAEEAQYGRSTPAEAAKQFVAASKSAIA
- a CDS encoding carbohydrate ABC transporter permease, giving the protein MALTTAPDPTRRGTGSVRPHAKRGAGGFRNSEGLAGYVFLSPWLIGLMAVTAIPMLLSLYLSFTNYDILTPWSEVEWVGFANYEKMFTNDPSYWHAVQVTLKFALIAVPLKLAAALGVALLLNRAFRGVGLFRGLFYLPSLLGGSVALAIVWVNMFNRDGAFNSLLGLFGIEGKPWVNDPDWALETLMVLAIWQFGAPMVIFLAGLKQVPTELYEAASVDGANRWRQFRAVTLPMLSPVIFFNLVLETINGFQGFTAAFVLSNGTGGPVDSTLMYTLNLYIAGFTDLNMGYASAMAWVFLIAIAVITVVFFSTGRFWVHYSDGEDR
- a CDS encoding carbohydrate ABC transporter permease; amino-acid sequence: MLGTSVKSQQEIVNNIGLLPEVFTPGNYADGWTNFDVSFGRFFFNSAMVSLLSVVGNAVSCLLAAYAFARLRFKLRGVWFAVMIGTLLLPGHVLIVPQYILFRSMGMVGGDWPYLPLLVPQFLATEAFFVFLMVQFMRGIPKELDEAAKIDGANSFGIFRHVILPLSRPALVTTAIFSFIWTWNDFFRQLVFLSELTDYTVPVALTLFIDSTSQSAVGPMFAMSVLSLLPVFLFFVAFQRMLVEGINTSGLKG
- a CDS encoding PmoA family protein — its product is MTDDDPRLLVADREVARYVLDPDLDAKHGPRPYLHPVRTLAGTPVTDTLPEDHVWHLGASLAVQDVDGTNLWGGRTYVRDTGYTWRDDHGRISHDGWFHREADRLEHRLRWCDRDGGLLLTERRRLAARPVDDRAWTLEVDYTLTAPDRRDVTLGSPATNGRPGGAGYGGFFWRAAAGPTPPRVLTAKTDGEEQVNGSAEPWVAMLGTNPDGVAWTLLFVGLPEGDRWFVRASMYPGVCSAFAFDEPRVIPAGTSRPGRHRIAVVDGHLDRDALGALAERLDRP